In the Candidatus Cloacimonas acidaminovorans str. Evry genome, one interval contains:
- a CDS encoding S1 RNA-binding domain-containing protein, producing the protein MSDKVHSNSSKTAMKEMKEEYLRMLEESFQNTAEIKKGDVIEAPIVSIGEQYIILNLGGKFDAYAEIGEFSDSRGVLPYKVGDNLKGYVVDQNENGYVVARSLTKQYVDKQSILEAFEKKIPVQGKIYTPTKGGFNVDILGARAFCPVSQVSLHPVEDSSQFIGKTLDFLVIECSENCRRIVVSHRQLEEMREQERKETALAKLKVGDIVKGKVLRMTTFGAFIDLGGIEGLMHVSEISWQHIVRPQDELKKGQEIEVKILDIKGEKIALSRKVLLEDPFEVAMKELHEGDIINCRVLRLHNFGAFAELKPGVEGLIPISEMSRNRNISHPRDIVKEGDWVQVQILRIDEDTHKISLSLKALEADPWDKIDEIIQLETPFEGIVESSTNFGVFVTISEGITGLLPKSRVRKNDTFQTGEPVTLMVTAIDKENHRITLDYTDRSPVELAEERVRSEEHNYRDQHNEKIRSSNPRRGGRNRSDEEWRKYANQKVNPAADNPFKDL; encoded by the coding sequence ATGTCAGACAAGGTACATTCCAATAGCAGTAAAACTGCAATGAAAGAAATGAAAGAAGAATATCTGCGGATGCTTGAAGAATCCTTTCAAAACACAGCAGAAATTAAAAAGGGCGATGTTATTGAAGCTCCCATTGTAAGCATCGGCGAACAATACATAATCCTTAATTTAGGCGGTAAATTTGATGCTTATGCCGAAATCGGAGAGTTTTCCGATTCCAGAGGAGTTTTGCCTTACAAAGTAGGTGACAACTTAAAGGGTTATGTTGTTGACCAGAATGAAAATGGCTATGTCGTTGCGCGGAGCTTGACTAAACAGTATGTAGATAAACAATCCATTCTTGAGGCATTTGAGAAAAAAATCCCGGTGCAGGGAAAAATATATACTCCAACGAAGGGTGGTTTCAATGTAGATATTCTTGGAGCACGGGCATTTTGTCCCGTATCACAGGTCTCATTGCATCCTGTGGAAGATAGTTCTCAGTTTATAGGAAAAACTCTTGATTTTCTGGTTATTGAATGTTCCGAAAATTGCAGGCGGATAGTTGTTTCGCATCGTCAACTGGAAGAAATGCGAGAACAGGAAAGAAAAGAAACGGCTTTAGCCAAATTGAAAGTAGGTGATATCGTTAAAGGTAAGGTCTTAAGAATGACTACTTTCGGAGCTTTTATTGACTTGGGCGGAATTGAAGGTTTAATGCATGTTTCCGAAATTTCCTGGCAGCACATTGTTAGACCGCAAGACGAACTGAAAAAAGGTCAGGAAATTGAGGTTAAAATTCTGGATATCAAGGGAGAAAAAATTGCTCTTTCGCGTAAGGTCTTGCTTGAAGACCCCTTTGAAGTAGCAATGAAAGAACTGCATGAAGGAGATATCATCAATTGTCGTGTTCTCCGTTTACACAATTTTGGAGCTTTTGCTGAATTGAAACCCGGTGTTGAAGGTCTTATTCCTATTTCTGAAATGAGCCGTAATCGCAATATTTCTCATCCCCGGGATATTGTGAAAGAAGGGGACTGGGTTCAAGTTCAAATTTTACGCATAGATGAAGATACTCATAAGATATCTCTATCGCTGAAGGCATTGGAAGCAGACCCCTGGGATAAAATAGATGAAATTATTCAGCTGGAAACCCCTTTTGAAGGAATTGTGGAAAGCTCTACCAATTTCGGCGTTTTTGTTACTATCAGTGAAGGAATTACAGGTCTGTTGCCCAAATCCCGGGTACGGAAAAATGACACCTTCCAAACAGGCGAGCCGGTAACTTTGATGGTAACTGCCATAGATAAAGAAAATCATAGAATTACTCTTGATTATACCGATCGTTCACCTGTAGAATTGGCTGAAGAACGCGTCCGTTCGGAAGAACATAACTATAGAGATCAGCATAACGAAAAAATTCGCAGTTCAAATCCACGCCGGGGTGGAAGAAATCGCAGTGATGAGGAGTGGCGTAAATATGCCAATCAGAAAGTAAATCCGGCAGCTGATAATCCTTTCAAAGACCTTTAA
- a CDS encoding NADH-quinone oxidoreductase subunit NuoF, with product MNNIIVKVGLASCGVAAGAQEVYLALEQYLNANSRPVILKKTACIGMCFEEPIVQFVGSELGSIHIGKANPETITHILEDYIAGKTPAENIILAEKISGKHNALLANQQRIVLRNCGIIDPECIEDYEAREGYQALKKALKMERNAIIEEIKKSGLRGRGGAGFPTGLKWQLCAFENSSKKYVICNADEGDPGAFMDRSTLEGDPHSVIEGMIIGAYAIGANEGYIYCRAEYPMALEHLKTAISAAEKKGYLGKNILGSSFSFALHIKEGAGAFVCGEETALMQSIEGKRGMPTLRPPYPAVKGLWGKPTNINNVETWANIPWIIMHGAQEFRKYGTEKSPGTKVFALAGKIAGSGLIEVPMGIPLKDIIYKVGGGMKTANPFKAVQMGGPSGGCIPAEKLETIVDYDSITATGAIMGSGGMVVMDSGTCMVDVARFFLNFTQNESCGKCTFCRIGTKRMLEILTRITEGKGELQDLDNLEELAENVIKGSLCGLGQTAPDPVLTTLHYFRDEYLAHIVDKHCPAGVCTSLIQYKINPEKCVGCTLCARKCPVSCISGRTKQVHKIDQSKCIKCGACQNVCKFNAVIKE from the coding sequence ATGAATAATATAATCGTAAAAGTTGGTTTGGCAAGTTGTGGTGTAGCTGCTGGTGCTCAAGAAGTGTATCTTGCTTTGGAACAATATCTTAATGCCAATTCCAGACCTGTAATTTTGAAAAAGACAGCTTGCATTGGAATGTGTTTTGAGGAGCCAATTGTGCAATTTGTGGGTTCCGAACTTGGTTCCATTCATATCGGTAAAGCCAATCCGGAAACTATAACTCATATACTGGAGGACTATATAGCAGGAAAAACTCCTGCTGAAAACATAATTTTAGCGGAAAAGATTAGTGGTAAGCATAATGCTCTTTTGGCAAATCAGCAAAGAATAGTTTTGCGCAATTGCGGAATTATAGACCCGGAATGTATTGAGGATTATGAAGCCAGAGAGGGATATCAAGCCCTGAAAAAAGCCCTGAAAATGGAAAGAAATGCCATAATTGAGGAGATTAAGAAATCCGGTTTAAGAGGAAGAGGTGGAGCCGGTTTTCCTACAGGACTGAAATGGCAACTTTGCGCATTTGAAAATTCAAGCAAGAAATATGTGATTTGTAACGCCGATGAAGGAGACCCTGGTGCTTTTATGGACCGCAGTACTCTGGAAGGTGATCCCCATTCCGTGATTGAAGGTATGATTATTGGTGCTTATGCTATTGGTGCTAATGAGGGTTATATTTACTGCCGGGCAGAATATCCTATGGCTTTGGAACATTTGAAAACTGCAATTTCTGCCGCCGAAAAAAAGGGTTATCTGGGGAAAAACATTCTGGGTAGCTCTTTCAGTTTTGCTTTACACATCAAAGAAGGTGCAGGTGCTTTCGTTTGCGGAGAAGAAACTGCTTTAATGCAATCTATTGAAGGGAAAAGAGGTATGCCTACTTTACGCCCTCCTTATCCTGCAGTTAAAGGACTTTGGGGCAAACCAACAAACATCAATAATGTAGAGACCTGGGCAAATATTCCCTGGATAATTATGCACGGTGCACAGGAATTTAGGAAATACGGAACGGAAAAATCACCCGGAACCAAGGTTTTTGCTTTAGCTGGAAAAATTGCCGGTAGCGGTTTAATTGAAGTTCCAATGGGAATTCCCCTGAAGGATATTATCTATAAGGTTGGAGGTGGAATGAAGACAGCCAATCCCTTTAAAGCGGTTCAAATGGGAGGTCCTTCCGGGGGTTGCATTCCTGCCGAAAAACTTGAGACCATAGTTGATTACGATTCTATTACTGCAACAGGTGCAATTATGGGTTCCGGAGGAATGGTAGTAATGGATTCAGGAACCTGTATGGTTGATGTAGCAAGGTTTTTCCTGAATTTTACCCAAAACGAATCCTGCGGGAAATGCACTTTCTGCAGAATAGGCACAAAACGAATGCTGGAAATTTTAACCCGCATAACGGAAGGAAAAGGTGAATTGCAAGACCTGGATAACCTGGAAGAACTGGCAGAAAATGTTATTAAGGGTTCTCTTTGTGGTTTGGGACAAACAGCTCCTGACCCTGTTCTTACTACTTTACATTATTTTAGGGATGAATATTTGGCTCATATTGTTGATAAACATTGTCCTGCAGGTGTTTGCACTTCCTTGATACAATATAAAATCAATCCCGAAAAATGTGTCGGCTGCACTCTTTGTGCCAGAAAATGTCCTGTTTCCTGCATTTCCGGAAGAACAAAACAAGTGCATAAAATAGATCAAAGCAAATGTATCAAATGCGGAGCTTGCCAAAATGTTTGCAAGTTCAATGCAGTAATTAAAGAATAG
- the nuoE gene encoding NADH-quinone oxidoreductase subunit NuoE, translating to MENAYPELDKILAKFQDKKGSLIPLLQEVQKERGYLSRETMQYLADKMEIPSAEIFGVATFYSMFRLKPQGKHLIRVCKGTACHVSDVDSIKNAIIEILQLPEGENTTSDMQFTVMEVACLGCCSLAPVIMIDGKTYGKLVPEAIPAILNQYKNGDSE from the coding sequence ATGGAAAATGCCTACCCGGAACTGGATAAAATTCTGGCTAAATTTCAGGACAAGAAAGGTTCTCTGATACCCCTTCTGCAAGAAGTCCAAAAAGAAAGGGGTTATTTATCCAGAGAAACAATGCAATATTTAGCGGATAAAATGGAAATACCTTCTGCGGAAATATTTGGTGTAGCCACCTTTTATTCTATGTTTCGCTTAAAACCGCAGGGTAAACATTTAATCCGGGTCTGTAAAGGAACTGCCTGTCATGTTTCAGATGTTGACAGTATAAAAAATGCCATAATTGAAATATTACAGCTTCCCGAAGGTGAAAACACTACATCCGATATGCAATTTACGGTTATGGAAGTTGCCTGTTTGGGCTGTTGTTCTTTAGCGCCGGTAATTATGATTGATGGTAAAACTTATGGCAAACTTGTTCCCGAGGCAATTCCTGCCATTCTGAATCAATACAAAAACGGGGATTCTGAATGA
- the htpG gene encoding molecular chaperone HtpG — MADKKTKEKGSLSIHTENIFPIIKKWLYSQHDIFLRELISNSVDAIAKRKYADPNYKEEDMKVEVKLDKGKKTIEVMDTGIGMTVEEIKKYINQIAFSGAEDFINKYKDIQNNMIGHFGLGFYSAFMVADKVTIDSLSCTEGSEPAFWECDGSTEYIMSKGKRKEIGTTVTVYLNEENAEYADPNKIREILERYCNFMPYPIMFEGKQVNQKEALWNRKPNEVKDEEYIEFYKNVFHDYMDPVFWIHLNVDFPFNLKGILYFPKLRNEPDFFKGEVKLYCNNVFVADNLEDLIPEFLLLLKGGIDIPDIPLNVSRSFLQNDAQVKKISQYIVKKVADHFNNTFKEDRKKYESYWEDINAFIKFGLLKDDDFFEAMKDIIIFKSASGDYVTIEEYKARNKSEGERTKIWYAASEDTQVSYLNLMKEQGIEVVFQTSPLDTHLYQQLENKLNNIEFVRIDSEVNDLLLNKEGVASDSEDKLKELFYKALDQQVEASFSKESYADFLKKFPQAATLLSPYLIQKDEQTIIKPFELPENVRKELGAEAMKALEDNAFTEIKVEVKSLKSPEIPSMIVFSEYMRRWHDMDLLAHQNPSSDMLKYHTLVVNRDNPIIKKILTFHEQGKDEEVKTLCSYIHDLSLLEQKPFSGKELKSFIAKANQVLSYLSE, encoded by the coding sequence ATGGCAGACAAGAAAACAAAAGAAAAAGGAAGTTTGAGCATCCATACCGAGAATATCTTCCCGATTATCAAGAAATGGCTCTATTCTCAGCACGATATATTCCTAAGAGAATTGATTTCCAATTCGGTAGATGCCATAGCCAAACGCAAATATGCCGATCCTAATTACAAAGAAGAGGATATGAAAGTAGAAGTTAAGCTGGATAAAGGCAAAAAAACAATAGAAGTAATGGATACCGGAATTGGAATGACAGTTGAGGAAATAAAGAAATACATCAATCAGATTGCCTTTTCGGGTGCCGAGGATTTTATTAATAAATACAAGGACATCCAGAACAATATGATTGGCCATTTTGGACTGGGATTTTATTCTGCTTTTATGGTTGCCGATAAAGTAACTATAGATTCGCTTTCTTGCACGGAAGGAAGTGAACCCGCTTTCTGGGAATGTGACGGCAGTACGGAATACATTATGAGTAAAGGAAAGCGCAAAGAAATTGGAACTACCGTAACTGTTTACCTGAATGAAGAAAATGCGGAATATGCTGATCCCAATAAAATAAGGGAAATTCTGGAAAGATACTGTAACTTTATGCCCTATCCAATTATGTTTGAAGGCAAACAAGTAAACCAGAAAGAAGCACTTTGGAACCGTAAACCCAACGAAGTGAAAGATGAAGAATATATTGAATTTTACAAAAATGTCTTTCACGATTATATGGACCCTGTGTTCTGGATTCATCTGAATGTGGATTTTCCTTTTAATCTGAAGGGGATTTTATATTTTCCCAAATTGCGCAATGAGCCCGATTTCTTCAAAGGAGAAGTGAAACTCTATTGCAATAATGTTTTTGTAGCGGATAATTTGGAAGACCTGATTCCGGAATTTCTTCTACTCTTGAAAGGCGGAATTGATATTCCGGATATTCCTCTCAATGTCTCTCGCAGTTTTTTACAAAACGATGCCCAGGTGAAAAAAATCAGCCAGTATATAGTAAAAAAAGTAGCTGACCATTTCAATAATACCTTCAAGGAAGACCGCAAGAAATATGAAAGCTACTGGGAAGATATTAATGCTTTTATCAAATTTGGCTTGCTGAAAGATGACGATTTCTTTGAGGCAATGAAGGATATCATTATCTTCAAATCCGCCAGCGGCGACTATGTAACTATTGAAGAATACAAAGCCCGCAATAAAAGCGAAGGTGAAAGGACAAAGATTTGGTATGCAGCCAGTGAAGATACCCAAGTCAGCTACCTGAATTTAATGAAAGAACAGGGTATTGAAGTTGTTTTTCAAACCAGTCCTCTGGATACCCATCTTTATCAACAGCTGGAAAATAAGCTGAATAACATTGAATTTGTGCGCATTGATAGCGAAGTTAATGACCTCTTGCTAAATAAAGAAGGGGTTGCAAGTGACTCTGAAGATAAGCTGAAAGAACTATTTTACAAGGCATTAGACCAACAAGTGGAGGCAAGTTTCAGCAAAGAAAGTTATGCCGATTTTCTGAAAAAGTTTCCTCAAGCTGCAACCCTCTTAAGTCCTTATCTGATTCAAAAAGATGAGCAAACAATCATTAAACCCTTTGAACTGCCGGAAAATGTGCGTAAAGAACTGGGTGCTGAAGCAATGAAAGCCCTTGAAGATAATGCTTTTACCGAAATTAAAGTAGAAGTGAAGAGCTTAAAAAGCCCCGAAATACCTTCAATGATTGTGTTTAGTGAATATATGCGTCGCTGGCATGATATGGATCTGCTGGCTCATCAAAATCCTTCTTCCGATATGCTTAAATACCATACTTTGGTGGTAAACAGGGATAATCCCATAATCAAAAAGATTCTTACCTTTCACGAACAGGGTAAGGATGAAGAAGTTAAAACCCTTTGCTCCTACATTCACGATCTTTCGCTTTTGGAGCAGAAACCTTTCAGCGGCAAAGAACTTAAAAGTTTTATCGCTAAAGCAAATCAGGTGCTTAGCTACTTAAGCGAATAA
- the lysS gene encoding lysine--tRNA ligase encodes MSSKPNQFIQLRKEKLAKIKALGIDPYPIKSYRTHYISDLLKDKEEQLQKAEEVTITGRLTAMRRQGKIGFGDLEDISGKIQLYVAQNLIGEENYELFKLCDPGDFIQATGKTFFTQTGEYSLKCNNIKLLSKNIRPLPAVKEKIVDGKKIRYDEFSDIELRYRKRYLDLLLNPEHRKVFETRAKIITAIRNFMDSRGYVEVETPILQPLYGGANARPFITHHNTLDMDLYLRIATELYLKRLIVGGFEKVYELGKDFRNEGMDRTHNPEFTMIEFYEAYSDLEGMMDIAEELIKHLALDIIGKDTFFYHNHQVCLSGEWKRASLPDLVSEFVGQNVMNISFEELSTICKNKELVIPPGSEKGKLIALLFENFVEETLIQPTFVRDFPKEVSPLAKAKPENPFVADRFELFIAGGEFANAFSELNDPLEQRVRLEEQAKLRALGIDDANVVDEDFLEALEYGMPPMGGQGIGIDRLVMLLTENDSIKEVILFPQMKTT; translated from the coding sequence ATGTCAAGCAAACCCAATCAGTTTATCCAGTTACGTAAAGAAAAACTGGCAAAAATTAAAGCCCTGGGTATTGATCCTTATCCCATAAAATCCTATCGTACTCATTATATTTCCGACCTGCTTAAAGATAAGGAAGAACAGCTTCAAAAAGCTGAAGAAGTCACTATTACCGGGCGTTTAACAGCTATGCGACGGCAGGGTAAAATCGGTTTTGGCGATCTGGAAGATATTTCCGGAAAAATTCAACTTTATGTAGCTCAAAATTTAATCGGCGAGGAAAACTACGAACTATTCAAACTTTGTGATCCGGGTGATTTTATTCAAGCCACAGGAAAAACATTTTTCACGCAAACAGGTGAGTATTCCCTAAAATGCAATAATATAAAACTCCTTTCCAAAAACATCAGACCCTTACCTGCAGTGAAGGAAAAAATCGTGGACGGCAAAAAAATCCGTTATGATGAATTTTCCGATATTGAACTCCGTTATAGAAAACGCTATCTTGACCTTTTGCTTAATCCTGAACACCGAAAAGTTTTTGAAACGCGGGCAAAAATCATTACTGCTATTCGGAATTTTATGGATAGCCGGGGTTATGTGGAAGTAGAAACCCCTATTTTACAACCCCTTTACGGTGGAGCAAATGCCAGACCTTTCATTACTCATCATAACACTTTGGATATGGATTTGTATCTCAGAATTGCTACGGAGCTTTATTTAAAGCGTTTAATTGTAGGCGGTTTTGAAAAAGTTTACGAGCTCGGCAAGGATTTTCGCAATGAAGGTATGGATAGAACTCATAATCCGGAATTTACCATGATTGAGTTTTACGAAGCATATTCCGACCTGGAAGGGATGATGGATATCGCTGAAGAGCTGATTAAACATTTGGCTTTGGACATAATCGGCAAGGATACTTTCTTTTATCATAATCACCAGGTTTGCTTAAGCGGAGAATGGAAAAGAGCATCTTTACCCGATCTGGTTAGTGAATTTGTCGGACAGAATGTAATGAATATCAGCTTTGAAGAGCTTTCTACCATCTGTAAAAACAAGGAGTTGGTTATCCCTCCGGGCTCCGAAAAAGGAAAACTGATTGCTCTGCTCTTTGAAAATTTTGTAGAAGAAACACTTATCCAACCAACTTTTGTGCGTGATTTTCCCAAAGAGGTCTCACCTTTGGCTAAGGCAAAACCCGAAAATCCCTTTGTTGCAGACCGTTTTGAACTTTTTATTGCCGGCGGCGAATTTGCCAATGCCTTCAGTGAATTGAATGATCCTTTGGAGCAAAGAGTCCGTTTGGAAGAACAGGCAAAGTTACGTGCTTTGGGAATTGACGATGCCAATGTCGTGGATGAGGATTTTTTAGAAGCACTGGAATACGGAATGCCTCCTATGGGGGGACAGGGAATCGGCATAGACCGCTTAGTTATGTTGCTAACCGAAAACGATTCCATTAAGGAAGTTATCCTCTTCCCCCAGATGAAAACCACCTAA